From Mycolicibacterium nivoides, a single genomic window includes:
- a CDS encoding non-ribosomal peptide synthetase gives MSNGSSRTLLSFDLLDDGEHSRLDDWGNRSALSRPSSEPVTVPVLFAAQVARSPESVALVSGDRSWSYRELDEKSNRLANLLADHGVGPGETVALLISRSAEAIVSILAVLKTGAAYLPIDPAHPDDRIGFMLTDAAPGIAVSTAELRTRLDGGEVPVVDVDDPAVERQPCTALPGPQPDDLAYMTYTSGTTGVPKAVAVTHRNVTQLVERLHADLPSEPGQAWSQWHSLVFDVSVWEIWGALLHGGRLVIVPEAAASSPDDLQNLVLAEKVSVLCLTPSAAGMLSPERLESTTLVVAGEACPSELVERWAPGRVMINAYGPTEATVYAAMSAPLMTSETAGAIVPIGSPVPGAALFVLDQWLRPAPEGVVGELYVAGAGVAVGYARRAGLTASRFVACPFGGADAPGSVMYRTGDLVKWSDDGQLQYLGRADEQVKIRGYRIELGEVQAALAGLDGVTQAVVIAREDRPGDKRLVGYITGTADPAQMRAALAKRLPAYMVPAAVVVVDAFPLTVNGKLDKRALPAPEYRTAGAGYRAPSNPVEEILADIYAQVLGLDQVGVDDSFLDLGGDSILSMQVVARARAAGVRCRPRDIFVEQTVAGVAEVSVFADPEHAVVDEGIGPVSATPIMRWLRDVQGPVDQFNQTVVLQAPDGVTEDDVVVMVQELLDRHATLRMLAETDADGEWALSVPEKGAVDARDRMSIVAELSDDALIMALTQLDPAGGSVLRALWVPATSQLVLMIHHLAVDGVSWRILLEDLNIAWALHHGGQPVRLPQGGTSFARWSHLLAEHAGDAKVVAHADEWRRVLEVPAPLPPVRPDVDTYANAGQLSVELDVETTRQLLGPVPAAFHAGVQDILLIAFGLAWAEYLGTGSLPINFDVEGHGRSEDIGGACPDSDVDLSRTVGWFTTKYPVALATPELPWAQVISGDVELGSVIKEAKEQLRALPDDLTYGMLRYLNPDVALDGPDPTIGFNYLGRLAVGMADLGEDLWRIDQDALSTTGVVSEVPMPLMHTVELNAGTTDTDAGPSLQAAWTWAPSVVSRDQVDRLSRLWFEALKGICAHVHSGGGGLTPSDVLPAQLTQSQIDELAQEYTVADVLPLTPVQQGLLFHSTFARGRGAHDDVYAVQLDITIAGIVDQHRLRDALHTVVARHPNLAARFCGQFGDPVQVILADPVMAWRYLDLRGDDLTSDEEVRALCDAERDAVCDLSERPTFRAALIRTAGNEHRFVLTFHHIVIDGWSLPILLKEVFASYFGQRLPAPASYRNYVSWLAGQDLDASREAWRNLLDGFETPTLVAPPAEPGPRGIETYRVSAETTAALGELARAQRTTVATVLQAAWAQLLIWLTGQHDVAFGTAVSGRPTDLAGADSMVGLLINTVPVRARTTAATTVAELLDQLQRAHNDTLEHEHLALTEIHHLAGHERLFDTLFLYESYPIDTAAFMGVQELTVTEFNNREYNHYPLSMMALPGHELGLRLEFDSDVFDARQIEALVERFQRLLVDMIDDPARRLSAMDVLESAEHDRLDTWSNREILARPVSAPVSIPEMFSRQVERDPGAPALTFEDRVLTYDELDEDARRLANLLALMGAGPGETVALLAPRSDLAIVAILAVLKTGAAYLPIDPAVPATRLEFMLADAAPIIAITTGELRSRLDGADVQIVEVDDPAVESAGLIYPTTNLLPPSADDTAYLIYTSGTTGTPKGVAISHGNVTQVLEHLHPDLPAGSGQVWSQWHSLVFDVSVWEIWGALLHGARLVIVPESVAGSPNDLHDLLVAEGVSVLYQTPSAVGMLSPEGLENTALVVAGEACPSDVVDRWAPGRVMINAYGPTEATIYGAMSAPLIAGTAGGAVPIGSPVPSGATFVLDEWLRPVSAGVVGELYLAGRGVGVGYLNRSALTASRFVACPFGGADAPGQVMYRTGDLVKWGDDGQLQYLGRADEQVKIRGYRIELGEIQAALAELDGVTQAAVVAREDRPGDKRLVGYITGNADPTQLRKELGERLPAYMVPTAIVVLEALPLTVNGKLDRRALPAPEYRDAARYRAPATPAEQTLAGIYAQVLGLDRVGIDDSFFDLGGDSISAMRVIAAVNTAFDAQLSVRSLFEKPSVAALGLQLTTEAGSEAVATPTGVSFASVHGTVVNELYARDLTLDKFIDAATLRTARALPRPNGQVQTVLLTGATGFLGRYLLLDWLKRLRRVDDAVICLVRADSDEEARRRLEATFDTDPVLRRHFQELAAERLEVIAGDKGEPNLGLDDQRWRHLAERVDLIVDSAAFVNSVLPYRELFGPNVVGTAELIRFALTNKLKPYNFVSTSDVGRQIEPSKFTEDADIRFTSPLRTLDAGYANGYGNSKWAGEVLLREAHDLCHLPIAVFRSGMIMADPTYAGQLNLTDTVSRMVLSIVATGVAPESFYRLGDDGQRQRAHFDGLPVDFVAEAITTLGWEVARASAGFETYHVMNPHDDGIGIDTYIDWLIEAGYPIERVADFGEWLRRFESGMRGLPDRQRQNSVLQMLTLLQQQGGVLRAPEPTLGSYAPADRFRAAVRRAKVGAANDIPRVTPEVIVKYVTDLQLLGML, from the coding sequence ATGAGCAACGGTTCCAGCCGGACGCTGTTGTCGTTCGACCTTCTCGACGACGGTGAGCACAGCCGCCTCGACGACTGGGGCAACCGGTCGGCGTTGAGCCGTCCGTCTTCCGAACCCGTCACCGTACCCGTCCTGTTCGCCGCCCAGGTGGCCCGCAGCCCGGAGTCCGTGGCGCTGGTCAGCGGCGACCGATCGTGGAGTTATCGCGAGCTCGATGAGAAGTCGAATCGGCTGGCGAACCTGTTGGCCGATCACGGAGTCGGGCCGGGTGAAACCGTTGCATTGCTGATCTCCCGTTCCGCTGAGGCGATCGTGTCGATCCTGGCCGTGCTCAAGACCGGAGCCGCCTACCTGCCTATCGACCCCGCACATCCGGATGACCGGATCGGCTTCATGCTCACCGATGCGGCACCCGGCATCGCCGTCAGCACCGCGGAACTGCGTACCCGGCTGGACGGCGGGGAGGTGCCGGTAGTCGACGTCGACGATCCTGCCGTCGAGCGTCAGCCGTGCACCGCGCTGCCGGGCCCGCAACCAGACGACCTGGCCTACATGACCTACACGTCGGGCACCACCGGTGTGCCGAAAGCGGTAGCGGTGACTCACCGTAACGTGACTCAGTTGGTGGAGCGCCTGCATGCTGATCTGCCTTCGGAGCCGGGACAGGCGTGGTCGCAATGGCATTCGCTGGTGTTCGACGTCTCGGTGTGGGAGATCTGGGGTGCCCTGCTGCACGGCGGACGACTGGTGATCGTCCCGGAGGCTGCCGCGAGCTCGCCGGATGACCTGCAGAATCTGGTGCTCGCCGAAAAGGTGAGCGTGTTGTGCCTGACGCCCTCGGCGGCGGGCATGCTGTCGCCGGAGCGGCTGGAATCGACCACCCTGGTGGTGGCGGGCGAAGCCTGCCCCTCCGAATTGGTGGAGAGGTGGGCCCCTGGCCGGGTCATGATCAACGCGTACGGGCCCACGGAGGCAACCGTTTACGCCGCGATGAGTGCGCCGTTGATGACGTCGGAGACGGCCGGTGCGATCGTGCCCATCGGCTCCCCGGTCCCGGGTGCGGCGTTGTTCGTGCTCGACCAGTGGCTCCGCCCGGCGCCGGAGGGCGTGGTCGGTGAGCTGTACGTTGCGGGTGCCGGGGTGGCAGTCGGATATGCGCGTCGGGCCGGGCTCACCGCATCGCGATTTGTCGCGTGCCCGTTCGGCGGCGCCGACGCTCCCGGAAGCGTCATGTACCGAACCGGCGATCTGGTCAAGTGGAGCGATGACGGGCAGCTGCAATACCTGGGCCGCGCCGACGAGCAGGTCAAGATCCGCGGCTACCGCATCGAACTGGGAGAGGTGCAGGCCGCACTTGCCGGGCTCGATGGGGTGACCCAGGCCGTGGTGATCGCCCGCGAGGACCGCCCCGGCGACAAACGGCTTGTCGGTTACATCACCGGAACGGCCGACCCGGCCCAGATGCGTGCGGCGCTGGCCAAGCGGCTGCCCGCCTACATGGTGCCCGCCGCGGTGGTGGTGGTCGACGCCTTCCCTCTGACGGTGAACGGCAAGCTCGACAAGCGGGCGCTGCCGGCGCCCGAATATCGCACTGCCGGAGCCGGATACCGGGCACCGAGCAACCCGGTCGAGGAGATCCTGGCCGACATCTATGCCCAGGTGCTGGGCCTGGACCAGGTCGGTGTCGACGACTCATTTCTGGACCTGGGTGGTGACAGCATCCTGTCGATGCAGGTGGTCGCCCGGGCCCGGGCGGCGGGCGTGCGATGCCGGCCGCGCGACATCTTCGTCGAGCAGACCGTGGCCGGGGTCGCCGAGGTCTCGGTGTTCGCCGATCCGGAGCATGCGGTCGTCGACGAGGGCATCGGCCCGGTGTCGGCCACACCGATCATGCGTTGGCTGCGCGACGTGCAGGGCCCCGTCGATCAGTTCAACCAGACAGTCGTGCTGCAGGCGCCCGATGGGGTGACCGAGGACGATGTGGTGGTCATGGTGCAGGAGCTGCTCGATCGACACGCCACCCTGAGAATGCTCGCTGAAACCGATGCCGATGGCGAATGGGCGCTGAGCGTGCCCGAAAAGGGTGCGGTCGACGCGCGCGACCGCATGTCCATCGTCGCGGAGTTGTCCGACGACGCGCTGATCATGGCGTTGACGCAGCTGGACCCGGCCGGCGGGTCGGTCCTGCGAGCGCTTTGGGTGCCTGCCACCAGCCAGCTTGTGCTGATGATCCACCACCTGGCTGTTGACGGGGTGTCCTGGCGAATCTTGCTGGAAGACTTGAACATCGCCTGGGCGCTGCACCACGGAGGGCAGCCGGTTCGGCTGCCGCAGGGCGGGACGTCGTTCGCCCGTTGGTCGCACCTGCTGGCCGAGCATGCCGGCGACGCGAAGGTTGTCGCGCATGCCGATGAGTGGCGCAGGGTGCTCGAAGTTCCCGCTCCTCTGCCGCCGGTGCGGCCGGACGTGGATACCTACGCCAACGCCGGCCAGCTGTCGGTGGAGCTGGATGTCGAGACCACCCGCCAGCTGCTCGGGCCGGTTCCTGCGGCATTTCACGCAGGGGTGCAGGACATTCTGTTGATCGCATTCGGCCTGGCATGGGCCGAGTACCTCGGCACCGGCAGCCTGCCGATCAATTTCGACGTCGAGGGTCATGGCCGCAGTGAGGACATCGGGGGAGCGTGTCCTGACTCCGATGTCGATCTCTCGCGTACCGTGGGCTGGTTCACCACCAAGTATCCGGTCGCGTTGGCAACGCCGGAACTGCCCTGGGCTCAGGTGATTTCGGGGGACGTCGAGCTGGGTTCGGTCATCAAGGAGGCCAAGGAGCAACTGCGGGCCCTGCCCGATGACCTGACCTACGGGATGCTCCGCTACCTCAACCCCGATGTGGCACTGGATGGACCGGACCCGACGATCGGGTTCAACTATCTGGGCCGCCTCGCCGTTGGGATGGCCGACCTCGGCGAGGACCTGTGGCGCATCGACCAGGACGCGTTGTCGACCACCGGTGTTGTGTCAGAGGTACCCATGCCGTTGATGCACACGGTGGAACTCAATGCCGGCACCACGGACACCGATGCCGGCCCGAGCCTGCAGGCCGCGTGGACATGGGCCCCCTCTGTCGTCAGCCGGGATCAGGTGGACCGGCTCAGCCGGTTGTGGTTCGAGGCGTTGAAGGGCATCTGCGCCCACGTGCACTCCGGTGGCGGCGGGTTGACCCCATCGGATGTCCTTCCGGCGCAACTGACTCAGAGTCAGATCGATGAGCTGGCACAGGAATACACCGTCGCCGACGTGCTGCCGCTGACTCCGGTGCAACAGGGGTTGCTGTTCCATTCCACGTTCGCCCGAGGCCGCGGCGCCCACGATGACGTGTATGCGGTGCAGCTCGACATCACCATCGCCGGGATCGTCGACCAGCACCGGCTGCGGGACGCACTGCACACTGTGGTCGCCCGGCATCCGAATCTGGCGGCGCGATTCTGCGGGCAGTTCGGTGATCCAGTGCAGGTCATTCTTGCCGACCCGGTTATGGCGTGGCGGTACCTGGATCTTCGCGGGGACGACCTGACATCCGACGAGGAGGTCCGTGCGCTCTGCGACGCAGAGCGGGACGCGGTCTGCGACCTCTCCGAACGGCCGACATTCCGGGCCGCGCTCATCCGCACCGCGGGCAACGAGCACCGCTTCGTCCTGACCTTTCACCACATCGTGATCGACGGCTGGTCGCTGCCGATCCTGTTGAAGGAGGTCTTCGCCAGCTACTTCGGGCAGCGGCTTCCCGCTCCGGCGTCCTACCGCAACTACGTCAGCTGGCTGGCCGGCCAGGATCTTGACGCCTCCCGAGAAGCCTGGCGAAACCTGTTGGACGGCTTCGAGACTCCGACCCTGGTCGCGCCTCCGGCCGAGCCGGGCCCCCGAGGCATCGAGACCTACCGAGTGTCAGCCGAGACGACCGCGGCGCTCGGTGAGCTCGCACGCGCGCAGCGCACCACGGTGGCCACCGTGCTGCAGGCCGCCTGGGCGCAACTGCTGATCTGGCTGACCGGACAGCACGATGTCGCCTTCGGTACCGCGGTGTCGGGCCGGCCCACGGACCTGGCCGGTGCGGATTCCATGGTGGGCCTGCTGATCAACACCGTCCCGGTGCGAGCCCGCACCACCGCGGCCACCACGGTGGCCGAGCTGCTGGACCAGCTGCAACGCGCCCACAACGACACCCTCGAGCACGAACACTTGGCGCTCACCGAGATTCACCACCTCGCCGGCCACGAGCGACTGTTCGACACCTTGTTCCTGTACGAGAGCTACCCGATCGACACCGCTGCGTTCATGGGTGTGCAGGAGTTGACCGTCACCGAGTTCAACAACCGCGAGTACAACCACTACCCGCTTTCGATGATGGCCTTGCCTGGGCACGAACTGGGCCTGCGCCTCGAATTCGACAGCGACGTGTTCGATGCCCGTCAGATCGAAGCGCTGGTCGAACGGTTCCAGCGACTGCTGGTGGACATGATCGACGATCCGGCTCGCCGGCTCTCTGCGATGGACGTACTTGAGAGCGCCGAGCATGACCGGCTGGACACGTGGAGCAACCGCGAGATCCTGGCCCGACCGGTGAGTGCACCGGTCTCGATCCCGGAGATGTTCAGCCGGCAGGTGGAACGTGATCCCGGTGCGCCGGCGCTGACTTTCGAGGATCGCGTGCTGACCTATGACGAGCTCGACGAGGACGCCCGCAGGTTGGCAAATCTGTTGGCGCTCATGGGTGCCGGTCCGGGCGAAACCGTGGCGCTGCTGGCGCCGCGGTCCGACCTGGCGATCGTGGCCATCCTGGCAGTGCTCAAGACCGGGGCGGCCTACCTGCCGATCGACCCGGCGGTGCCGGCCACCAGACTGGAGTTCATGCTGGCCGACGCCGCACCGATCATCGCGATCACGACGGGCGAGCTGCGATCCCGGCTGGATGGGGCGGACGTGCAGATCGTCGAGGTCGATGATCCCGCCGTGGAATCCGCGGGCCTGATCTACCCCACGACAAACCTGCTACCGCCATCTGCCGATGACACCGCCTACCTGATCTACACGTCGGGAACCACCGGGACTCCCAAGGGCGTGGCCATCTCACACGGCAACGTGACCCAGGTGCTGGAACATCTGCATCCGGATCTGCCCGCGGGATCGGGACAGGTTTGGTCGCAATGGCATTCACTGGTGTTCGACGTCTCGGTGTGGGAGATCTGGGGCGCGTTGCTGCACGGGGCCAGACTGGTGATCGTGCCGGAGTCGGTGGCCGGTTCACCGAATGATCTGCACGATCTGCTGGTCGCCGAAGGGGTCAGCGTGCTTTACCAGACGCCGTCCGCTGTGGGGATGCTGTCGCCGGAGGGTCTGGAGAACACCGCTCTGGTGGTGGCCGGAGAAGCCTGCCCCAGCGACGTGGTGGATCGCTGGGCGCCGGGCCGGGTGATGATCAACGCGTACGGACCGACCGAGGCCACGATCTACGGCGCGATGAGCGCACCCCTGATCGCAGGCACTGCCGGTGGTGCCGTTCCGATCGGGTCACCCGTCCCCTCCGGTGCCACGTTCGTCCTGGATGAGTGGTTGCGTCCGGTGTCCGCCGGTGTGGTCGGCGAGCTCTACCTCGCTGGCCGCGGCGTCGGCGTCGGGTATCTCAACCGGTCCGCGCTGACCGCATCACGTTTCGTCGCCTGCCCGTTCGGCGGCGCCGACGCTCCCGGACAGGTCATGTACCGAACCGGCGATCTGGTCAAGTGGGGTGACGACGGACAGCTGCAATACCTGGGCCGTGCCGATGAGCAGGTCAAGATCCGCGGCTACCGCATCGAACTCGGCGAGATCCAAGCCGCCCTCGCCGAGCTTGACGGAGTGACTCAGGCCGCGGTCGTCGCGCGCGAGGACCGCCCCGGCGACAAGCGTCTGGTCGGCTACATCACCGGCAACGCCGATCCGACCCAGTTGCGCAAGGAACTCGGCGAACGGCTGCCCGCCTACATGGTGCCGACGGCGATCGTTGTCCTGGAGGCACTGCCTCTGACCGTCAACGGCAAGCTCGATCGCCGTGCCCTGCCCGCGCCCGAGTATCGGGACGCCGCCCGTTACCGCGCCCCGGCCACCCCGGCCGAACAGACGCTCGCCGGCATCTACGCCCAGGTGCTGGGCTTGGACCGGGTCGGTATCGACGATTCGTTCTTCGACCTCGGCGGCGATTCGATCTCCGCGATGCGGGTGATCGCCGCAGTCAACACCGCATTCGACGCCCAGCTCTCGGTGCGCTCGCTGTTCGAGAAACCGTCGGTGGCGGCATTGGGCCTCCAGTTGACCACCGAGGCCGGATCCGAGGCGGTGGCCACCCCAACCGGAGTCAGCTTCGCGTCGGTGCACGGCACTGTGGTCAATGAGCTCTACGCCCGTGACCTGACCCTGGACAAGTTCATCGACGCGGCCACCTTGAGGACCGCGCGGGCCCTGCCGCGACCCAACGGGCAGGTGCAGACAGTTCTGCTTACCGGCGCCACCGGATTTCTTGGACGCTATCTGCTGCTGGACTGGCTCAAGCGACTACGCCGGGTCGACGACGCCGTGATCTGCCTGGTGCGGGCCGACTCCGACGAAGAGGCACGCCGGCGTCTGGAAGCCACCTTCGACACCGACCCGGTCCTGCGCAGGCACTTCCAGGAGCTCGCCGCCGAACGCCTCGAGGTGATCGCCGGAGACAAGGGCGAACCAAACCTCGGACTCGACGATCAGCGCTGGCGACATCTGGCTGAGCGCGTCGACCTGATCGTCGACTCCGCTGCCTTCGTCAACAGCGTGCTGCCCTACCGAGAACTGTTCGGGCCCAACGTCGTCGGGACGGCCGAGTTGATCCGCTTCGCGCTGACCAACAAGCTCAAGCCCTACAACTTCGTCTCGACCTCCGATGTGGGTCGCCAGATCGAGCCGTCGAAGTTCACCGAGGACGCCGACATTCGGTTCACCAGCCCGCTCCGCACCCTCGACGCCGGGTACGCCAACGGCTATGGCAACAGCAAGTGGGCCGGCGAGGTTCTGCTGCGTGAGGCACATGATCTCTGCCACCTGCCGATCGCGGTGTTCCGCTCCGGCATGATCATGGCCGACCCGACTTATGCGGGACAGTTGAACCTCACCGACACGGTGAGCCGAATGGTGCTGAGCATCGTGGCCACCGGTGTTGCGCCCGAATCGTTCTACCGGCTCGGAGACGACGGCCAACGGCAACGCGCGCATTTCGACGGACTGCCCGTGGACTTCGTCGCGGAAGCGATCACCACATTGGGCTGGGAGGTGGCCCGTGCGTCAGCCGGCTTCGAGACCTATCACGTGATGAATCCGCACGACGACGGTATCGGGATCGACACCTACATCGACTGGCTGATCGAGGCCGGCTACCCGATCGAACGTGTCGCCGATTTCGGCGAGTGGTTGCGGCGGTTCGAATCCGGCATGAGGGGATTGCCGGATCGGCAGCGGCAGAACTCGGTCCTGCAGATGCTGACTCTGCTTCAACAGCAAGGCGGCGTTCTCCGCGCCCCCGAGCCGACGCTGGGCTCCTACGCGCCGGCCGACCGGTTCCGCGCCGCGGTCCGACGGGCGAAAGTCGGCGCAGCAAATGATATTCCGCGTGTGACACCGGAGGTCATCGTGAAGTATGTGACGGACCTGCAGCTGCTCGGGATGCTCTAG